The DNA region GATAATCTACACCGAATCAGAGGCATTTACGAAGCCGACCGTCAAGAATCGAGGGAGCGCTTAGAAGACGAAATAAAAGTGCTTATTGCCGAGTATCTGAGAAATATAAAAGATGGGCGATAAGCCTCACACAGCCTCCCCAGAGGGGAGAAGCGCAAAATTTATTAATCAGCGCACCAACGATTAACCAATTGATCAATTTCGGCAATTAACCAAACAAAGCATGGAAAACAACTCAATAGAGAAAAAATATAATAAATGGATCTTGATCTTATCTGTTGCCATTCCTTTGGTTGTGGCCCTGTTATTTGGGGTGAACCTGAGAAAGCTAGGCTACGATGTAAAGCCGCTTTCCTTTTTACCACCAATTTATGCCACAATTAACGGATTAACAGCAATTGTTTTGGTTACGGCCGTATGGGCCATAAAAAATGGCAAACAAAAGCTTCACGAAAACCTGATGAAATTTGCCATTGCCTTATCGGTGGCGTTCTTGGCGATGTATGTTGCTTACCACATGACATCAGATTCCACGAAATTCGGTGGTGAAGGAGTAATTAGATACGTTTACTTTTTTATACTCGTTACGCACATTTGTCTATCGGTAATTATTATTCCTTTCGTTCTGATCACTTATGTCAGGGCGTTGGCCAAAAATTTTGATCGACACCGGAGAATTGCCCGAATCACGTTTCCAATGTGGCTCTATGTAGCGATTACCGGGGTTATTGTTTATCTGATGATCTCACCTTACTATCAGTATTAATTCACATTTAAAGCGCATTTTCGAAGCCTGGCCCAAAAAGCCGGGCTTTTATTTTGAATTCGTTTTAATTAGACTTTGTAAGTATTATATTTGATTTGAGAAGCAAAAACGAACTAATACTCAGCTCTGCCGCCTCATCCCATTGTTATAGGCCTGCTGTTTAGGCCAAAACATTAGTTAAAACTATGTTTATGTGAATATGATGCAAAAAGATACAGCGACTGATCGTGAGTTAGTGAATGAGATTATCGAGGGAAACGAGAAAGCTTTTTCTGTTTTGTTTTTCAGGTATCTCCCTGTTTTGTCGGTTTTTGCCACCCGGTTTACCAAATCGGAAGATAGTGCTGAAGAAATTATTCAAGATGCGTTTATACGCGTATGGCTAAATCGCGATAAGCTGGCCGGCGTAGACAATGTAAAGGCCTATTTGTACAAGTACGTTTCTAACGAAGCGTTAAGCCATTTGCGTAAAAAGTTGAAGCAAGAAAAGATGGCAACATCCTTTGCCGCAAGCCATACCGATAGCGATAATAATACAGTAGACGAGATTAATTTGAGGGATGTGACCAGAATAGTTTCCGCCGCAATTGAAAAGTTACCAACTCAAAGGAAGAAAATTTACCAGTTGAGCCGAAATGATGGCAAAACTATTCCCGAGATTGCCGAAGTATTAAAGATTTCGCCAAATACTGTAAAAAATTCGCTCGTTACTTCGCTAAAATTTATACGATTGCAACTAGAGGAGCACGGTATTCTATTTATGTTCCCAATATTTTTCGGCTTTTTTAAAATAAAATGAAAAAAAATACTTTTGCGATAGTCCTATTTTCAATTTCGTGCTTCTTAGTATCAGAACCCTTATGGAGCAACGCCTAAATTATCTTTTAAACCAATTCAGCGCAGGAACCCTTACGCCAGAAGAGAAGCAGGAGCTTTATTTTTTGGTAGAAACTGAGGCGGCATTGGTATCGGCAGAAATTGCCGAAATGATTGCGGCGCAAGAGGTTGATGCTCCATTTTCTGCCTACCCGAAATGGGAAACTGTTTTAGATCAAATTTTATCGATAGACAAGCCTAAGCCAAACCGCCTAAAGTTGGTTGTATCGAGAATGAAATGGGTGGCCGCAGCAGCTTTATTCACCGTATTTTCATTAGCTACTTATCTTGTTGTTACCAATAAAAAGAAAGAACATGTTTTTACATCCGATGTTGCCCCTGGAGGCAATAAGGCGTTTCTTACATTGGCCGACGGGAGAAAAATTTCTTTAACCGATGCTGCCGCAGGAGATGTGATCCAGGAATCGGGTATCTCGGTAACCAAAAAAGCGAATGGCCAATTGATTTACAATGTTGAGTCGGCCAATCAGGCAATAGACGATTCGCAAACCAATACCATATCAACGCCAAAAGGAGGTGAGTGGGAGGTGAGGTTGCCAGATGGTTCGGTTGTATGGCTCAATGCTGCATCGAGCATAAAATATCATTTAAATATTGGCACTTCGAAGCATCGTAAGGTGGAACTCACTGGCGAAGCTTATTTTGAGGTGGCTAAAGATAAATTGCGCCCCTTTATTATAAAAACAGCCAGACAAGAGCTTGAAGTGTTGGGAACACATTTCGATATCAGCAGCTATCTGGACGATCCTGTTACCCGAACAACCTTGTTGGAGGGTAGCGTAAGCGTAGCAAATTTAGATAAATCGAATAGTGAGATTCTTAAACCGGGCCAGCAGGCTATTTTAACCAACGGCGATTTTCAGGTTAGAGACGTAGATACCGAACAAGCGGTGGCGTGGAAAGATGGATATTTTATGTTTAATAACGAAAAACAGGAAAGTATTCTCAGAAAACTGGCCAGGTGGTATAACGTTGAAGTGGAGTATGTTGACCCTGAAGCTAAAGAGGTAATGTACTATGGAACGGTTAGCCGTTTCGAGAAAATATCGAAGGTACTTAGAAAGTTCGAACAAACCGGAGAAGTACGCTTTGAAATAAAAGGCAATAAAGTAATTGTCTACAAAGCTTAAGCAAGCGAAGATGAAGAAATAACTAACCTTCATCTATAAAAAAAGAATTAACTAAATAAATCATAACCCTAAACAACCAACACAAACTATGACTGCACCTCGACAAAAATCCTGACGATTAAAAGTTAGATGTAAAAAAAAGGAGTGCTACTAACACCCCCTTTTTTATCTGTTTAGCTATTCCGTAAACCGGATCGATTAAACCAATTATTTCTTGAATACTTGCGAAACGCTTTAGGCGTCCAAACTTTATTGCGCTTCGCACAAACAGACTATTAAATGTACAAAATTTATATTAGAATTTTATGTACGCTTCGCGGCTACATCCCTAAATTACTATTAATGATGAAGTTAATAACGGTCATAATGCTTGCTTCCCTGATGCAGGTTAGTGCTGCTTCATTTGGCCAATTAGTTACATTAAAGGAAAGAAATGTAACATTAGAGAAAATGTTCAGAGAGATCAGAAAACAATCTGGCTTCGACGTTTTGTTATCAACCAATAAAATTAAGAGTACCACCACAATCAATGCCAACTTTACCAACGCAACGGTAGAGGAAGTGATGGCAAAGATCACCTCTGGAAATGATTTAACCTACGTTATTGAGGACAAAACCATTTTAATCAAGCCGAGAGAAAAATCAATTATCGACAAGGTTGTTGAATATTTCGCGGCTGTGCGTGTAACAGGAAAGGTTAGAGATAAAAGTGGCGCTCCGCTTCCAGGAGTGAGTATTCGTGAAAAAGGTGGCGCTAATGTAGCCTCAACTAACACCTCTGGCGATTATAGCATTACTGTTAACGATGGGGCTACCCTGGTTTTTAGCTTTATTGGCTACAAATCTCAGGAGGTAACGGTTAATGGCAGAAACGTAATCAACATCACTTTACAGGAAGATGCTGCGCAACTACAAGAAGTAAACGTAGTATCAACCGGTTATCAGCAGTTAGACAGAAAATTGTTTACGGGTGCAGCTACTCAGTTAAAGGTTTCTGATGTTGAAAGACTTGGTGTATCCGATATTAGCCGCATGCTTGAAGGCCAGGTAGCGGGTGTTACCCTACAAAACGTATCAGGTACTTTCGGTGCCGCACCAAAAATTCGGGTGCGTGGTGCAACGTCGCTATCGGGCGATAACAAGCCGCTTTGGGTAGTGGATGGGATTATTTTGGAAGATGTTGTAAATATCTCAAATGAGGCCCTTTCAAGTGGTGATGCAAACACATTGCTTGGATCGTCAGTTGCCGGATTGAACGCTGATGACATCGAAAGCTTCAACATTTTGAAAGATGCGGCGGCAACAGCTATGTACGGTGCAAGGGCAATGAACGGTGTTATCGTTGTTACAACCAAAAAAGGTAGACAAACAGAAGGCAACCCAAGAATAAGCTATACCGGAAACTTTACAACCTATTCTAAGCCAACTTATGAAGGCACCGACATTTTAAATTCTGATGAGCAAATGGCTGTGTTGGTTGAATATTTCAACAAAGGTGCTTATCAAATTCCATCTTCTTCGAGCGGCCAAAACGGCGGTATCTTTTATAAAATGTACAATGAACTTTATAACTATGATCCTGCAACTAAAACGTTTGCATTGCGCTACGATAAAGCAAGTGTTTCTAATTTCTTAAACCGATATGCCAATGCCAATACCGATTGGTTTGATGTGCTTTACAAAAATTCGTTAAAACAGGAGCACTCATTAAGTGTAACGTCAGGTACCGAGAAATTTCAAACCTATGCTTCTACATCGTACCTAAATGATAAAGGCCAAACTATCGGAAGCAATGTTGACCGTTTTACGGGTAATTTCAGGGCGAACTTTGCTCCGAGTAAAAAGCTGAGCTTCGAATTGCTAACTACGGCCTCGGTGCGTAACCAAAGAACTCCGAGCGGCAACTCAGACAGGCAGTCGGATCCGGTTTATGGAAGCTACTACCGGGAGTTTGACGTTAACCCGTACAACTATGCCAGAAATACCAGCCGTTTAATCACTCCGTATGATGAAAATGGCAATTATGAGTATTTCATTAGAAATTATGCGCCATTTAACATCTTGAACGAGCTTGAAAATAATTATACGACGCTTCAAATGCTTGATATCAAAGTACAGGGTGGGGTTAAATATAAAATTATTCCGGCGCTGACTTACTCTATTAACGCGGCTTATCGTTTCTCTAAATCAGAGAGACAAAGTTATGTGTTAGAGCAATCGAACCAGGCCCAGGCATTCAGATCGGGTGGTGATGCTACCCGCGATGGTGATAATCAGTACTTATATATCGACTCGGCCAACCCAACAGGTTTGCCAACAAGTATATTACCAACCGGTGGTTTTTACAATACAGCTGGTGATAATTTAACGAATTACTATTTCAGACACGACCTTGTTTTTGATAAAAACTTCAACGATAAACATTTAGTTAACGTGTTCGGATCAATGGAGGTTCGTTATATCGACCGCCAAAATCAATACTTTAACGGTGTAGGCTATCAGTATGAAAATGGGGGCTTGGTAAATCCAAGTTATTTGTACTTCAAGCAATCTGGCGAAGCTGGAAAAGCATACTTTGGCATGGGCAATAACTTTGAGCGCTATGTGGCTTATATGTTAAGAGCCGCCTATTCTTATAAAGGTCTTTACAGCTTTAACGCTACTACACGCTACGATGGTTCGAATAAAATGGGCAGAAGTAGAGAGGCAAGATGGTTACCAACCTGGAACGTTTCGGGTTCGTGGAATGCCGATCAGGAAAGCTTCTGGCCTAAAAATGACATCGTTACTTACGCTGTTTTACGTGGTTCGTACGGTTTAACGGCCAGTATTGGTAATGCAACCAATGCACTTCCTGTTTTTTACGATCAGATTTCGAGAAGACAACTGTTAAAAGATCAGGAAGTTCAAACCTATATTTCTACACTTCAAAACAGACAACTTACCTGGGAGAAATCGTACGATGCCAACGTGGGTCTCGATTTAAGATTCTTCAAAAACAAAGTGAATTTCTCTGTTGATGTTTACAATCGTTCTATTCACGATTTATTGGGAAGTTTAAATACTTCAGGTATCGGTGGTGAGTTTACAAAAACGGCCAACTACGCAGAAATGTCGAGCAAGGGTATAGAGTTTACCATTTCGGGTTCGCCAATCAATACCGACGACTTCAAATGGGCAACCAACTTTAACTTTGCCTTTAACAAAACCAAAATTACCAGGTTAGATGCCTTGCCGAACATTTGGAGAGCAGTATCTGCAACAGGTGGTGCCGTGCTTGGATATCCGCAGAGAGGATTGTTCTCGGTTCAGTTTGCTGGCTTGAATCCGCAATACGGTTACCCAACTTTTTACGGTACTGATGGTGCTGCAACAACTTACATCGGCCTGCAAGATGATGATATTGAGATCTTAAAGTACGAAGGTCCAACCGATCCAACAACAACCGGAGGTTTCTTTAACCAGTTCAGGTACAAAAACTTCGCGTTATCTGCATTATTTAAATTTTCGGCAGGCAATGCACTACGTTTAGCGCCGTCAATCGCCGCTTCTTATTCAGATATGACTACTTTGAGTCGCGATGTATTAAACAGATGGATTATGCCTGGAGATGAAAAAATTACTAACGTGCCTGCATTGCTCGATCCGGTTTCTGCAGCCGCTATCGTAAGTTCAACAGGCTCTACAACCAACGCATCTTACCCTTATAACCTTTACAATTACTCAACAGAACGTGTGGTTAGTGGAGATTACCTTAAGCTATCGAGGATAACCGCAAGCTATGATATTCCTAAAAAAATCACGTCGAAATTTAAAATGACTAATGCCTCGTTTATTCTGGCATGTGATAATGTTGCTGTATTATACGCCGACAAGAGATTGAACGGAGAAGATCCGGAGTTCTTTTCAACCGGAGGTGTTGCATTACCGGTTCCAACACAATTCACACTATCATTAAGAGTTGGATTTTAATTTGAAAAACTATGAAAATAATTAAATCAATAGCGATATTATCAACTGTAACCGTTTTGGTGTCACTACAATCATGTAAGAAATACTTAGATGAGGTGCCTGATAACAGAACAGAAATAACAACTGTAGCTAAAGTAGCACAGTTAACTGCAACCGCTTATCCTACGGCGCATTACATTACGTTTGCCGAAGCCGCTTCTGATAATACAGAAGAAAAGGAAAAAGGCGTTGGATCATTAAACGAAGCCTGGGATAAACCATATTATTGGGAAGACTTATCCGGAACGCCTACAAACAGCGCCGGCTCTTACTGGAATGGCTGTTACGAGGCTATTGCTGCGGCCAACCAGGCTTTGCAGGCAATACAGGACGGCAATTTCGGCGATGCCGTGTTGCCATACAAAGGCGAGGCGCTTGTTGCCCGAGCTTATGCACACTTTATGCTGGCCGTATTTTTTGCTAAACCTTACGAAAAAGGAGGGGCAAATTCATCACCTGGCATTCCTTATGTAACTGAGCCAGAAACCCAGCCTATTAAGCAATATTCGAGAGGAACGGTTCAGGAAACTTACGATAAGATAAAGAAAGATTTGGAAGAAGGCCTACCGCTTTTATCAGCAAGTGCTTATACCGTTCCGAAATATCACTTTACCCCTTCTGCTGCACATGCTTTTGCATCGCGTTTTTACCTGTTTCTTGGCGAGTGGCAAAAGGTTATCGATCATGCCAACTTAACCGTACCGGGCAACGATTTTGTTAATAATATGAGACCAGTTTCTACAACCTTATATGAAATGACAAATAACGATTTCAGGGCAAACTATACCAAAACCGAGCAAAGAACAGCAATTATGCTTGGCAACGCGTACAGTACCTACACTTACGAGAATACGCCAAACCACGGTATCGGCAATAAACTGGTTACCATGTTTACCTCTCCAAACGTAACCGGAAAAATATTAGCCAATAAAGTTTACCAATGGAGTGCAGGAAACTATAACACACTCAAGTATTTATATTATTTCTTCTATACCGGTCCGGGAATCGGGTTTCCTTATTTAGTAGTGCCTTTGCTTACTGCTGATGAAACTTTGATGAACAGAGCTGAGGCTTATGCGCAGTTAGGGCTTAACGACGCTGCACTGAAAGATATCAACGACTTTATGAAAGTGAGAATCAGAGGTTATAACGCCAACACCGATGTGGTAACATTGGCAAAAATCAAAGTTTTTTACAATATCGACGATCCAAAAGAAGGGTTGATCAGAACAATTTTGGATTCTAAAAAAGCAGAGTTTTTAGAAGAAGGGATCAGGTGGATGGACATTGTGCGTACCGGAATTACGGTAAGACACAACGTTTACAGCAATGTGGGCGTAGAGAGCTTCATGGAGCTTAAACCAGGCGATCCACGCAGATTGTTTCAATTGCCAACTGAAGTTAAATTATCGGGAGTAGAACAAAATCCAAGATAAATGATTATGAAAAATATTATAAAAAGTACACTGGCCGTAGTAATTTTCCTTATCGTTGCTAGCTCATGCCGTAAAACTGAAAATCTGGATGTAGACTTTGATAAGTACAATCTGGATATGCCCGAAACCAATACCGACTTGGATAAGTGGCTAAATACAAATTTGCTCGATCCTTACAACATGAAAGTGGTGTACAGGTTTAACAGGTATTACTACGGAGACGCTGCAGCCGATGTTGCGCCACTTAAACCTGAAAATGTACAACCAATGATGCAAACCGTATTGGATGGTTACATTGCGCCTTACCTTAAAATAGCTGGCTTAGATTTCGTTCAGCGTACCAACCCTAAAGAGTGGGTGTTATACGGTTCTAATAAGTATCAAACTGATGGTTCTGCCATTGCGGGAACAGCAGCCGGAGGTAAACGTGTAACCCTTTATGGCGTTAACTATTTCAGCCTGTCGCCAGGCTTCGTAAGCTCGAGGTTATTTGTTATTCACCACGAGTTTACACACATCTTAAACCAAACGGTTGCCATTCCTATCGATTTTGAGGCCATTTCTGGTGGTGCCTACAAGCAGCCGTGGACATTAACATCGGCAGCTACAGCTAAAGAAAACGGCTTCTTAGGCCCGTACGCAAGTGGAAGCCCAACAGAGGATTACGCAGAAACTACCGCTACGTTATTGGTATCGGGCCAATCGTATTATGATAACTACGCAAATACGTCGAATGCAACAGCAAAAAGCAGAATTAAGCTGAAAGAGGCCAATGTTGTAAACTACTTCAACACCGCTTTTGGTATCGATTTCAGAAAATTGCAGAAAGAGGTTCAAAATTATATCAAAAATACCGTGAAAGATCCTGCGGTTTCTTTCGGATACTGGTTAAACCGGAATCTATACAAAAGTATGTCGATCAATTTGGATAATGACGTTACTTACAGTACTTACGGTATTTCTGATCAGTTTAAAACAGCTTATCAAACCTCTAAAACCAATGTGAACACCTTGGCAGGTTACGGATTAACCTTTAATTCGATTAAGCTGAACTTTACTTCACCAACAGCAATGACGATGGAGGTGAGCTTTAACCAGGGTACAAACGCATACGTGGCCAACTACAATTTTGCAATGGCTGTAACTGATGCAACCGGGGCAACTAAGTTTACGCTGTCATCAACTGCTCCGACAGGAAATGCAGCATTGTTGTTAACCTCGGTACAGCCACTTTTAACCTATTTATCTGCTAACAATTTCGTTGCAGATTGGTTGCCAGCTGCATATAACACAGGTACCTACACCAATTTTGGTGGGTTTTATGTTAGCGGTTCACCAACAAACTATTTTTACGGCGCTTTAGGGCAATAAATTTAACTGTTATGAAAAAGATATTATTTTTATTTGCATGTCTACTGATATTTGCAGGCTGCAAGAAGTCTTCGTTTGAGGCCAAATTCGACCAAGATCCCGAAATTAGGATGGGTGAGGCCATTGCAAAAGTAAAAAATACTTTAAGCAGTGCCGAAAACGGCTGGATTGCCACAACGCCCACTGCCGACGGTGGTGGTTACAGTTTCTTTATGAAGTTTGATGGTACCGAAAACGTTAAAATGTACGCCGACTTAAATGATGCTTCTGCTAAAACGGAATATGCCTCATATTATCGCGTTAAGCAAGATCAAGGTGTTGATCTGGTTTTCGATACGTTTACTTATATCACCATGCTCAACGATCCGGATCCTTCAACATTCGGTGGGCTTCTTAGAACGGGGTTCAAAAGCGATGTAGACTTCATTTACGACCGATCATCTGGCGATAGCATCGTTTTCATTGGAAAAAGATACCGCCAACCGTTAAAGATGGTTAAAGCAACTGCAGCACAGAGAGCCACTTATGAAGCCGCTGGTTTAAAAACAGCAATAGATAAGATAAAGGGTTTTTTTGCAATAAATACTAACCCCTATATAGATGTAACTTTAAATGGTGTAGCATCAAGAGTTGGTGTTTCTCCAAACCTTACAAACAATGTTTTATCTGGTAAAAGAATAGATCTATCGGTGATGTTAGCAGATGGTACAATATCATCTGGCGTACAAAAGTTTGCATTCACGCTACTCGGTGGCGAAATACTAAATGGCGGATTGGTATGGCAGGGCATTACTTTTGTTAGAATGGCTTGGAAAGACGCTACAACTTTGGCGCTATATGATTCTACAGAAAAAGAATACATCATTAAAAATTCTCCAACTCCTTTATTACCAGTACACTTACTGTTAGGAGTTAAGTTTTCTTCTATTGTTGTACCTTTTGCAACCACATATCCAGGTTGGTCATCTGATTTTTCAGCTAGAAGAGCTGCAGCTGCAGCTGCCATGCTAGCAGGCCCTTATCAGTTAAGATTAGATAAAATGACTTTTGCTTTTGCAGTTGTGAATAAGAGAATGACATTAACAACAGATATTTATCAAGGAGCTAATAGATTTGTTGGAGATTTCCCATTTACTTATACAAAAACAGATGCCGGAGTATTCAAATTTACGGCAGGAACGCCAACTGGAAATGCAGGATTAATTGTTGCCAATATGGCCCCATTAACCACGCAGAGACTAAATGTTGATACATTCACTTTGGCTTATTTCGTTAATCCAACCACAGGCGAAACGCTGGGTCAGTTTAGAAGTATTGAACATCCCGATTTTACTTTCAGTGGATCTCTATTGTAATCTTAATCATTAACCCTCTTAAAGCCCCCGAATTTCGGGGGCTTTTTTATCAAAAGTAATCGCTATCTTTAAATCATGGAACATCACATCAAACAAGTAAAAAACGTTTTTTACATCACCCTCTTTGCAGGTTGCTATTTTGTATTGGCTTTCGCCGGTGTGTTTCAACATGCTGATTCAAAACTGGTGGGTGGCCTTTTTGAACTATTCACCATCCCATTATTGTTATTCCTTGTATTTGCACTTTTATACTCATTTTACCTGCTGGTTATTAAGCATTCAAAGCCGAGGCTTTATCTTTTAACAAGCCTTATTGTCTCATTTGCGATAATCGTGACGATGTTTTTCGTTCCGTAACTTACGTAGCAAAAGCATTTCCCAAAACATTCGAAAGGGGATATTACGCCCCAATGTTAACAACACTTCTCAACCACTTCGCCTGCCGTTCTGAGGTTGCGAAGCAATCATTGGCAGCAACTCACCATCAATCTCTTTTTTAGTTGCTTTCATTTGTTTACCTTTGTTATTATGATTTCTGGTTAATCACCTTTGATGCATGCGCCGACGTTGTGACTCTCAATAAGGAGA from Pedobacter endophyticus includes:
- a CDS encoding DUF420 domain-containing protein, which produces MENNSIEKKYNKWILILSVAIPLVVALLFGVNLRKLGYDVKPLSFLPPIYATINGLTAIVLVTAVWAIKNGKQKLHENLMKFAIALSVAFLAMYVAYHMTSDSTKFGGEGVIRYVYFFILVTHICLSVIIIPFVLITYVRALAKNFDRHRRIARITFPMWLYVAITGVIVYLMISPYYQY
- a CDS encoding RNA polymerase sigma-70 factor; translated protein: MMQKDTATDRELVNEIIEGNEKAFSVLFFRYLPVLSVFATRFTKSEDSAEEIIQDAFIRVWLNRDKLAGVDNVKAYLYKYVSNEALSHLRKKLKQEKMATSFAASHTDSDNNTVDEINLRDVTRIVSAAIEKLPTQRKKIYQLSRNDGKTIPEIAEVLKISPNTVKNSLVTSLKFIRLQLEEHGILFMFPIFFGFFKIK
- a CDS encoding FecR family protein, giving the protein MEQRLNYLLNQFSAGTLTPEEKQELYFLVETEAALVSAEIAEMIAAQEVDAPFSAYPKWETVLDQILSIDKPKPNRLKLVVSRMKWVAAAALFTVFSLATYLVVTNKKKEHVFTSDVAPGGNKAFLTLADGRKISLTDAAAGDVIQESGISVTKKANGQLIYNVESANQAIDDSQTNTISTPKGGEWEVRLPDGSVVWLNAASSIKYHLNIGTSKHRKVELTGEAYFEVAKDKLRPFIIKTARQELEVLGTHFDISSYLDDPVTRTTLLEGSVSVANLDKSNSEILKPGQQAILTNGDFQVRDVDTEQAVAWKDGYFMFNNEKQESILRKLARWYNVEVEYVDPEAKEVMYYGTVSRFEKISKVLRKFEQTGEVRFEIKGNKVIVYKA
- a CDS encoding SusC/RagA family TonB-linked outer membrane protein, translated to MMKLITVIMLASLMQVSAASFGQLVTLKERNVTLEKMFREIRKQSGFDVLLSTNKIKSTTTINANFTNATVEEVMAKITSGNDLTYVIEDKTILIKPREKSIIDKVVEYFAAVRVTGKVRDKSGAPLPGVSIREKGGANVASTNTSGDYSITVNDGATLVFSFIGYKSQEVTVNGRNVINITLQEDAAQLQEVNVVSTGYQQLDRKLFTGAATQLKVSDVERLGVSDISRMLEGQVAGVTLQNVSGTFGAAPKIRVRGATSLSGDNKPLWVVDGIILEDVVNISNEALSSGDANTLLGSSVAGLNADDIESFNILKDAAATAMYGARAMNGVIVVTTKKGRQTEGNPRISYTGNFTTYSKPTYEGTDILNSDEQMAVLVEYFNKGAYQIPSSSSGQNGGIFYKMYNELYNYDPATKTFALRYDKASVSNFLNRYANANTDWFDVLYKNSLKQEHSLSVTSGTEKFQTYASTSYLNDKGQTIGSNVDRFTGNFRANFAPSKKLSFELLTTASVRNQRTPSGNSDRQSDPVYGSYYREFDVNPYNYARNTSRLITPYDENGNYEYFIRNYAPFNILNELENNYTTLQMLDIKVQGGVKYKIIPALTYSINAAYRFSKSERQSYVLEQSNQAQAFRSGGDATRDGDNQYLYIDSANPTGLPTSILPTGGFYNTAGDNLTNYYFRHDLVFDKNFNDKHLVNVFGSMEVRYIDRQNQYFNGVGYQYENGGLVNPSYLYFKQSGEAGKAYFGMGNNFERYVAYMLRAAYSYKGLYSFNATTRYDGSNKMGRSREARWLPTWNVSGSWNADQESFWPKNDIVTYAVLRGSYGLTASIGNATNALPVFYDQISRRQLLKDQEVQTYISTLQNRQLTWEKSYDANVGLDLRFFKNKVNFSVDVYNRSIHDLLGSLNTSGIGGEFTKTANYAEMSSKGIEFTISGSPINTDDFKWATNFNFAFNKTKITRLDALPNIWRAVSATGGAVLGYPQRGLFSVQFAGLNPQYGYPTFYGTDGAATTYIGLQDDDIEILKYEGPTDPTTTGGFFNQFRYKNFALSALFKFSAGNALRLAPSIAASYSDMTTLSRDVLNRWIMPGDEKITNVPALLDPVSAAAIVSSTGSTTNASYPYNLYNYSTERVVSGDYLKLSRITASYDIPKKITSKFKMTNASFILACDNVAVLYADKRLNGEDPEFFSTGGVALPVPTQFTLSLRVGF
- a CDS encoding RagB/SusD family nutrient uptake outer membrane protein — its product is MKIIKSIAILSTVTVLVSLQSCKKYLDEVPDNRTEITTVAKVAQLTATAYPTAHYITFAEAASDNTEEKEKGVGSLNEAWDKPYYWEDLSGTPTNSAGSYWNGCYEAIAAANQALQAIQDGNFGDAVLPYKGEALVARAYAHFMLAVFFAKPYEKGGANSSPGIPYVTEPETQPIKQYSRGTVQETYDKIKKDLEEGLPLLSASAYTVPKYHFTPSAAHAFASRFYLFLGEWQKVIDHANLTVPGNDFVNNMRPVSTTLYEMTNNDFRANYTKTEQRTAIMLGNAYSTYTYENTPNHGIGNKLVTMFTSPNVTGKILANKVYQWSAGNYNTLKYLYYFFYTGPGIGFPYLVVPLLTADETLMNRAEAYAQLGLNDAALKDINDFMKVRIRGYNANTDVVTLAKIKVFYNIDDPKEGLIRTILDSKKAEFLEEGIRWMDIVRTGITVRHNVYSNVGVESFMELKPGDPRRLFQLPTEVKLSGVEQNPR
- a CDS encoding substrate import-associated zinc metallohydrolase lipoprotein, whose protein sequence is MKNIIKSTLAVVIFLIVASSCRKTENLDVDFDKYNLDMPETNTDLDKWLNTNLLDPYNMKVVYRFNRYYYGDAAADVAPLKPENVQPMMQTVLDGYIAPYLKIAGLDFVQRTNPKEWVLYGSNKYQTDGSAIAGTAAGGKRVTLYGVNYFSLSPGFVSSRLFVIHHEFTHILNQTVAIPIDFEAISGGAYKQPWTLTSAATAKENGFLGPYASGSPTEDYAETTATLLVSGQSYYDNYANTSNATAKSRIKLKEANVVNYFNTAFGIDFRKLQKEVQNYIKNTVKDPAVSFGYWLNRNLYKSMSINLDNDVTYSTYGISDQFKTAYQTSKTNVNTLAGYGLTFNSIKLNFTSPTAMTMEVSFNQGTNAYVANYNFAMAVTDATGATKFTLSSTAPTGNAALLLTSVQPLLTYLSANNFVADWLPAAYNTGTYTNFGGFYVSGSPTNYFYGALGQ
- a CDS encoding DUF4302 domain-containing protein, yielding MKKILFLFACLLIFAGCKKSSFEAKFDQDPEIRMGEAIAKVKNTLSSAENGWIATTPTADGGGYSFFMKFDGTENVKMYADLNDASAKTEYASYYRVKQDQGVDLVFDTFTYITMLNDPDPSTFGGLLRTGFKSDVDFIYDRSSGDSIVFIGKRYRQPLKMVKATAAQRATYEAAGLKTAIDKIKGFFAINTNPYIDVTLNGVASRVGVSPNLTNNVLSGKRIDLSVMLADGTISSGVQKFAFTLLGGEILNGGLVWQGITFVRMAWKDATTLALYDSTEKEYIIKNSPTPLLPVHLLLGVKFSSIVVPFATTYPGWSSDFSARRAAAAAAMLAGPYQLRLDKMTFAFAVVNKRMTLTTDIYQGANRFVGDFPFTYTKTDAGVFKFTAGTPTGNAGLIVANMAPLTTQRLNVDTFTLAYFVNPTTGETLGQFRSIEHPDFTFSGSLL